TATCTCATGCAACGTCATCAGCTGTCTCGAGTCATTTTGCTTTCTAATACCAATAGCTTACCTTCCCCGATCTCTTCTGTAGTATTCCGGTGGTGGCCTGTCCAGTGGGTCTCTGGCCGACTCTCCCCTTGGGTAGTATGTATCATAGAACCACTTAAAGTAGACATCTGGTGGGGGCCAGTATGACCTTGGGTCGCGATCCCTGTCATCTGGGGCTGGGAAATCACCATATCCACCACGTCTGTAGTAGTCCGGCGGTGGTGGGTAGTCCCGATCTCGGCTGTAGGCATCACGGCCACCACGATCCGAATCCCGATCTCTACCATAAGGAGCTGAGCGCCCGCCTCTTCCTCTTACTGGACCACCATCTCTGCCACCACGGCCTCCTCTTCCCCCGCCGCCTCGGTCACTGAAAATGGAAATtgtgaacatacatgtaacgtGATGACATGACAAAATGTCACCAAGTTAGGATGAAATGCGAAAAAACTTGTCTCCGAAACAGGCTCAATGATACTAGAAGGTGTCCGTGTAATTAAAGAGGCCTGCAAATTGCAATGCATGCATTTCTTAATTGCTGAGCTCTGGAGCAACTTTGACTAAAGGCTTCATCTGTCCGGTGTCAATAAATGACGTTGGTGAAAATCATTTCCTGAATTTCTGGATACCTACCCCTGTTGCTTTCCATAGTTACTTCCTTCTCGTTTTGGTTTAGACTTCGACAGCTGCAATTGGAAAGTTAAATTTATCAGATATGGGAATGATCACTCAGCAAGCATCAAGGGATAGTAatgtggccatcttggattggaCGATTTCGTGATTTGATGATTTATAAACGTTACTGGACAATGTTCAGGATACAAtagtttaaaaaaaaggtttttcacaGTCGGTGTCAATGACTGTTCAAGTCTTACCTCCACGTTCATAGTCTGTCCTTGGAACATGGCCTGGTTCAGGTTATCAATAGCGCAATTTGCCTCGGCCTCCGTTGCCATATGCTGAAAAAGAACACATAATGTGGCTACAAATAGGGTGATTTGTGGTAGGAGTAGTAAACAATGTAAATATTCTTATATCAAAAACTATGATTACTTC
Above is a window of Lineus longissimus chromosome 3, tnLinLong1.2, whole genome shotgun sequence DNA encoding:
- the LOC135484404 gene encoding cold-inducible RNA-binding protein B-like isoform X2, whose protein sequence is MPAKIFVGNLVENADENALRAMFAEYGNVGECVVFHKYGFVHMATEAEANCAIDNLNQAMFQGQTMNVELSKSKPKREGSNYGKQQGDRGGGGRGGRGGRDGGPVRGRGGRSAPYGRDRDSDRGGRDAYSRDRDYPPPPDYYRRGGYGDFPAPDDRDRDPRSYWPPPDVYFKWFYDTYYPRGESARDPLDRPPPEYYRRDRGRDLPPYGAAESERERAYPFPRPDKAGYGAKDVAASLAGYPAMGDRAKYAYTTTNSSAYTGANYSSFGK